GCGCCGGGCCTGATCATGCTCTCCGTGATCACCAACTCCTACGGCAACGTGGTGAGCAGCTTCTTCGGCGCCAAGTTCGGCCGCCACATCGAGGAGATGCTGGTCTCGCCCATGCCCAACTACCTGATCCTGTGGGGCCACGTCGCCGGCGGCGTCATTCGTGGCCTGTTCGTCGGCGGCGTCGTCACGGTGGTCGCGCTGTTCTTCACCAAGCTGGAGATGCAGCATCCCTGGATCGTGCTCACCACCGTGGTATTGACCGCCATCGTGTTCTCGCTCGGCGGTTTCATCAACGCCGTGTTCGCGAAGAAGTTCGACGACATCAGCATCGTGCCGACCTTTATCCTTACGCCGCTGACCTACCTGGGCGGCGTGTTCTACTCGATCTCGCTGCTGCCGCCGTTCTGGCAGCACGTGTCACAGGCCAATCCCATCCTCTACATGGTCAATGCCTTCCGCTACGGCGTGCTGGGCAGCTCCGACATCCCCATCGGCACGGCCTACGCCATCATCGGCGTGGCCATCGCGCTCCTGTACGGCGTCTCCATGTACCTGCTGAACCGCGGCATCGGCATCCGCGAATGACATGTGCGGCCGCTACGCCCTCTACACCCCGATAGAAGCCGTCGCCCGGCTGTTCCGGGTGGCAGAGGTCCACGCCCACGACATCGCGCCGCGCTACAACATCGCGCCCACCCAGGAAGTGCCCATCGTGCGGCGCTCACCGTTTCCGGCAGCTGACGCTGCCCAAGCCCGCGCCGCGCCGCCAGTCGAGCTGGCGCTGGCGCGCTGGGGCCTGGTGCCGTTCTGGGCCAAGGACCCGGCCATCGGCAACCGCATGATCAACGCCCGTGGCGAGACCGTGGCCGCCAAGCCGGCCTTCCGCGCCGCCTTCCGCAAGCGCCGCTGCCTGGTGCCCGCGGACGGCTTCTTCGAATGGCAGAAGACCGGCGACGGCAAGCAGCCCTGGTACATCCGCGATGCCGGCGGCGAGCCCATGGCGCTGGCCGGCCTGTGGGAGTTGTGGGACCCGCCCGACGGCGGCGAGCCGCTGGCCAGCTGCGCCATCATCACCACCGGCGCCAACGCGCTCATGCGCCCGCTGCACGAGCGCATGCCCGTGGTCCTCGACGAGGCCGGCCGCGCCGCGTGGCTCGACCCCGAGGCAGATTCCGGGACGCTCGAGGCGCTGCTGGCGCCGGCGCCCGACGGCATCCTCGAGGCCTGGCCGGTGAGCCGGCGCGTGAACAGTCCCTTCAACGAGGATCCCTCGCTCGTCCAGCCGGCCTGACCGCGGGGTCGGTTCCTGCAAGACCTGACCGCGTGGCCGTGACATGCATGGCACCCTTCGCTTGGAATTCTTATGCCGCTCAGGGCGCCATGCATGTCACGCCCCCGCTGCCACTTCAGGGCCTGCACGGACCGGGGCGTGCGGCCAGGAACTCACCAGATCCGGCTCGCCTGGTGTCAGCCCGGCCCGATGTAGCTACGGCCCGCGTGACGACGGTCGGCTGGCGAGTGCCGGCGCAAGGTGCCGAGTCCGGGTGCGCTGTCGGCGCTCGGCCCTTTGGCGTCGCAGCGGGGCCGGGTCCTGTAGGGTCCCCTGAGCGGCATAAGAATTCCAAGCGAAGGGGACCCTACAGGGGCCGGCCCCGCGGTCAGGTGTCGAGGCGTTGCAGGGCGACCACCAGCGTGCCGGGCCCGCCGTGCACGCCCAGCGCGGTGCCGATCTCGGTGACGAAGGCCTGCTCCAGGCCGGGCAGGCGCGCCTGCAGCTCAGCCAGCAGCTCGGCAGCGGCCTCCGGAGCATTGGCGTGGCCGACGGCGAGGCGCTGGCCGACGGGGGGCCCGGCGTGTTTCGCGATCCAGCGCGCGAACCGCGCGATGCGCCTGCGGTGGCCGAGCAGCGCCCCGGCGGTGCCGATGCGCCCGTCCGGGAAGGTGGCGAGGATCGGTTCGAGGCGCAGCAGCCGCGCGATGACGCGCTTGGATGGCGGCACCCGCCCGCCCCGCACGGCGTGCTCCAGGCTGCCGAGCAGCGCCCAGGTTCGGGTGTTGGCGACGATGCCTTCCAGCGCGAGCGTGATCTCTTCGACGCTGTGCCCGGCCGCGGCCAGCTCGGCGGCGCGCAGCGCGACCAGCCCCTGGCCGATGGACGCATTGCGGGAGTCGACCGCCAGCACCGGGGTCCGGGTGGCGGCGCGAGCCGCGGCGGATTGCGCGGCCTGGAAGGTGCCGCTGCCCCAGCCGGTCACATGGATGGAGACGATCCCGGCGTGGTGGCTGGCGAGAATCTGGTACAGGCGCCGGAAGTCGCCCGGGGGCGGCTGCGAGGTTGTGGGGTGCGCGTCGCTTTCCGCCATGAGGCGGTAGAACTCCGAGGTGTCCAGGCTGACCTTGTCGAGGTAACTTTGTGCGCCGAAATGGATGCGCACCGGCACGGTGTGGATGTCCATGGAAGTGAGCAGCTCTTCCGGCAGGTCGGCGGCGCTGTCGGTGACGACGGCGACGATTCCTGCGCCGCTGCGCGCCGCGACCTGCTGGGCCTGCATGTCGTCGGCTTTCTTCGCGCTGACTGCGCCGAAGCGGGCCGCGGCGCGGAACACCTCCTCGGGGTCGTCCGCGTGAATGTGAATGCGTGCCCGTCGCGTGCCGCCGGCGATGACCAGGCTGCTGCCGAGACCGGCAAGGGCGCCGCGCAGGCGGCGCCGGTCCAGGTCGCCCGTGACCAGGCACTCGGTGCACCAGCGGTGACCGCTGTTGTCGCCCGCGTCGAAAAAACTGGCTTCCTGGGCCTGATGCGCTTGTCCCTGTGCGGGCGCCGCATTTTCGCTGTCGGTGCGCAGGGAGCCGTGGCGGACGAAATCCGTGATGCCCTGCAGCAGGTCGACGAAGCCCTGTGCCCCGGCGTCCACCACGCCCGCCTTGCGCAAGGCCTCGAGCTGCTGGGTGGTGGCGGCCAGCGAACGCTGTGCCCGTGCCAGTCCGGCGTCCAGCAGCGCCGCGAAATCCTGGCCGCCGGCGGCGATCTGCTGCCCCAATTCGGCGGCGAAATCGCGCACGACCGTCAATATGGTGCCTTCGCGCGGTTCGCTCAGCGCGTCCTGGGCGTAGCTGGCGCCCAGTTCCACTGCTGCCGCGAAGTGTCGGGTCGTGAGCAGGCGCTGGTCCTGGCTCGCGTCGCAGACGCCGTGGAAGAACTGCGCCAGGATGGCGCCCGAGTTGCCGCGTGCGCCGTCGAGCGCGGCGTCGGCGACGATCTCGAGCAGCTTGCCGGCGTGTCGCTCTTGGTGGCGCAGCAGCGCGGCGCGCACTGAGCCGAGCATCACCGCCAGGTTGGTGCCGGTGTCGCCGTCCGGCACCGGGAACACGTTGATGCGATTGAGATGCTCGGCGTCGGCCGCAACCCGCGCGATGCCGGCCAGCAGCCCGCGCGCCAGCCGTTGACCATCGAGGTACGCAATACCCGCTGTCGCCAAGCCCGCCTAGTCCCGTGTCAGCAGGAACTGTTGGCCCTGGTAGTTCATCACCACGCCGGTCCGCGTGATGCGTTCCACCTTCGGCCCCTCCTGCGTGGCGTTGCCCTCGTTGTAGCGCCGCATGTTGATGAACACGAAGCGCTCGGCCGGGTCGCCGCTGTAGACATGGATGTCGAGATGCATGTGCGGCACGTTGAGCTCGCCACGGACCACGAGGTCGGCAAAGCGCGGCAGCCTGGCGTCTTCGGTCGCGGTGGCGGTGCTGTCGGCCGGCGCCGCCGAGGTGGTGCGTGCGGCGGGCGACGATGCGGCCGTGGCTGGCGCGGCGCTCGCACGCGAGCTGGTGCTGCTGGACCCCGGCGGCAACTCCGTGGTCAGGGACCGCACTTCATGGCGGGTGGGCTTGTCCGGCAGCGGCAGCGGCGTGGCGACGGTGGTTTCCCGGGCCTGGCCGGCAGTGGTTGCGCGGGCGGGCTGGGCCGGGGCGGCGGCAGGGGGTGCGGTGGTCGTGACGGCTGCGGGCTCGGGGCTCGAGTTGCGCAGCAGCACAGCTGCGAGGACCACGATGTTGAGCGCCAGCAACACCACCAGCACGGGCAGCCACTTCGGACTGCGCCGGTCGGGCCGGCTCTCCGGCACCATCGCCAGCGCCGGCCCGGCTTCCCGCTGCCGCTCGTGTTCAGACTTGCGCAGGGCTTCGAGAATCAGCGACATCACTCGGTCCCGTGCAGGCGGGGGCGCTGCAGCCCCAGCGCGTTGTTGACGGCGATGAGCGTCATCGCGCCGGCAATGCCGTCCACGGCGAGACGCTGCTCGCGCTGGAAGTCGCGCACCGCGGCCTCCAGGGCCGGGTCGTAGCGGTTCGAGTCCGTCGGCAGCAACGGCGCGCCGCGCAGCTCTCCCAGGGCCCGGCGCAACCACACCACGTCCGTTCCCGTGGCGTCACGCGACAGGGGGCGGCCGTCGCCTGCCTCGGGGCGCCACAGCAGCAGGTATTCGCCGTACCAGAGCGTCAGCAGCTCGCCCAGCGGGACCTGGACGCGCTCCGCGCCGGCCTGCAGCTCGGCCCGGCCGTCCAGGATCCGGCGCAGGACCAGCTGGTGTTCACGGCCCTCGGCGTCTGACAGCACCATGATGACGGGGCGGTCGAGTACTGCCAGTTCGCCCCAGGTGCCCCGTTGCAGCAGGCAGCGCATGCCCTGGCTCGCAGCCTGTTCGCAGGCCGGGCCGGCGTCCGGGCTGTAGTTGATGTTCCAGTAACCGAACAGGCTCTGGATCGCCGTGTCCGTACCGGAAGCCAGCATGCCGGCGGCGAGGCGACGCTCCAGCGGTTCGGGATCCGGGCCGGATTCCAGGGTCGCGGTCTCGGGCGCCGTCGTCGCGGCAGGTTCCGCACGCACCGGGACGACTGCGGGTTCTGCAACCTCCTGTTGTGGCCGCTGCACCGGGGTCGCTGCCGGGAGCCGCGCGTTTTCGGTCGCCGGGCTGGACCCGGGCTGGAACGTGGCGGCGGGCTCGCGCTGCAGCAGGAACAGGATCACGGCCGCCATGGCGACGATGACCACGCCGGCGGCGCCGAGCAGCATGGCCGTGGCGCCGGGCGACCGGCGCACCTGGCGCTTGATGCGGTCGCCGAAGACTTCACTGGCCGCCTGCCGGGTCATCTTGGCGTCGACGGTGGAGGCCTCGCGAGACCAGGCGCCCAGCAGCGCGCGGTCGGCGATGACGTTCACCAGGCGCGGGATGCCGTCGGAGCTGCGGTGCAGTTCGCGGAGGGCGGCGGTGGTGAAGATCTGGCCGCGGCCTCCGGCCACGTCCAGGCGATGACGCACGTAGGCGTGGAGCTCATCGGCCTCCAGCGGCTCCAGGTGGTAGCGGCCGGTGATGCGTTGAGCCAGCTGGCGCAGGTCGCTGCGCGCCAGCAGGTCCCGCAGTTCCGGCTGCCCGACCAGGATGATCTGCAGCAGCTTCTGCTTGGCGGTCTCCAGGTTGGTGAGCAGGCGGATCTGCTCCAGCACCTCGGTGGAGAGGTTTTGTGCTTCGTCGACGATGAGCACGACACGCCGGCCGGCCGCATGGGCCTTGAGCAGGCGCAGGTTGAGCGCGTCGATGATGGCCTTGGGACTGGCGCGCTCCTCGACCTCCACCTGCAGCTCGTCGCAGATGGCGAGCAGGAACTCGGTCGAGGAAAGACGCGGGTTCAGCACCAGGGCGACTTCAGTGTTGTCCGGCAGCTGTTCCAGCAGACTGCGCACCACGGTGGTCTTCCCGGTACCGACTTCGCCGGTCAGCTGGATGAAGCCGCCGCTCTCGGTGATGCCGTACAGGAGGTGGGCCAAAGCCTCGGCGTGACGCGGGCCCAGGTACAGGTACCTGGGGTCCGGCGTGATGGCGAAGGGCTTTTCGTTGAGTCCGAAGAAACTTGCGTACATAACCATTTTCCGCGCGGGACATTCCCGCGGCAGGGTCCCGGATGATGCACCGGGTTGGCGCGCCGGGGCAATCCGCTAGAGAGTGATCGCGGTGTACAGCAGCAGGCCGACGAAGGTGGTGACCAGGGCGAACAGGTAGCTCAGCCCCATCAGCACGTACTTGAAAAGGGTCAGCCAGAAGCCCTGGCTGTAGACCCGCCGCAGCGCGCGGAACAGGTAGACCATGACGTAGATGAATGCTGCGCCGTTGATCAGCCCGGTCGGCAGCATGCCGGGCGCCAGCCACGCGCCCCCCTGCTCGAGCAGGATCAGCAGCAGGCTGAAGATGTAGAAAAAGGAATGGTAGTGCACCAGGAACAGCAGGTGCTCGGCGTAGTAGCGGCCCGACAGCGGGTAGGAGAGCTTCATCACCAGCGCCATCACAGGCAGGAAGAGGAACATCATCGCCGGGATGTTGCTCAGCACCGCGCGCAGGAAGGAGCGGCCGCGGTCGAGCGTGATGCGCTCGCAGATCTCGCGGGCGCGCTCCGGTGGAATCCACTCCGCGAACCAGTCGGGCACGCCCTGGTAGTCGACGTTGCACAGCTCGTCGAACTTGGCGCCGCCCACGGTGACGTTGAAATCGAGCGGTTGCTCTTCCGCCGCCGTCTCGGGCGGGGGCGCTTCCTGCTGCGGCGTGCCCTCGTCGAACACGACGTCGTCGCCGATGTTGAAGTCCGTCAGCAGGGAAGCGACGAAGAAGAACACGATGCTGGCCGAGATGAAGAGGCGGAAGGGCGGCACGTAGCGCGCGCGCTTGCCTTCGAGGTAATCCAGGGTCAGCCGTCCGGGCCGGAACAGCAGCAGCGCGAGGGTGCGCCAGAGGCGGGAGTCGAGCGAGGCGATGAGATCGCCGGCGTCCTGCAGCAGCTCCCACAGCGTGATCATGCGCGTGCGCGCGCGCTGGCCGCAGTTGGCGCAGTACTGGCCCCACAGCAGCTGGTCGCAGTTGGGGCATGGGCGCGCATCCGTCAGGGCGGCGTCACGCCCCTCCTCGACGATGCGGCGCGTGGCGCGGAAGCGGTCGCCGAAGCGCGCGATCCCCTCGGCGCGCATGCGCGGCGCGAATTCCTCCAGGTAGCGCTGCAGCGCCGCGCGGTCCTCGAGTTCGTAGCGCACGATGCGCAGCGCGGCCCCGGTCTCGGGATCCTCGCCCTTGTGGATGGTCGCGCCGGTAAAGCCCGGCAGCGCGATCATCTCGTCGGCGTGGTACTCCAGCCAGGCCTCGAAGTCGCGCAGGATGGCCGGGTCCGGCTCGAGCGTGACCTCGTAGGTGATGCGCTCGCCGGACACGGCCTCTTACCCGGCCCCGCCGCCGTCAGGCTTCGGTGGTTTCGGCCGCTTCCTGCGCCGACTTGCGTGCGCGCGGCTTGCGCGCGGGCTTGTCCGCCGTGTCCTCCGCGGACGGCCGCACGAACGGCGACAGGTCCTCCGGCGCGAAGTCGTCGACGTGGATGATCGCCATGATCTTCTCGTCGGCCTGGCGCAGCTTCTCTGCTTCCGCTGCGCTCAGGATGCCCGCGGCCACCGCTTCCTCGAGCTGGCCGGCGAGGCCGAGGGCCTGGATCTTGCCTTCCTTGGCGCCCTTGCGCAGCTTCTTCTCCAGCGGCGAGGCCTCGATGGACAGCTCCATCGCCTCCTGCAGCAGGCCGAGATGGCTGCCGGGCTCCACGGTGCGGTACACGCCCTCGCACAGGCCGTCGCGCATCTCGCCCGGGCTGATGACGCCTTCGACGATGCGCCGCGACAGGCTGTCGCGCGGCGAGCTGAAGCTGCGCCCGCGCGGGAACACCACCAGCCGCAGCATGCGCGCCACCCAGCGCACCGGGAAGTTGCGCAGGAAGCCGTGCAGCTGTTCCTGGGCGCGGTAGAGCAGGAAGCGACAGCTCCACTCCACCAGCGGCAGGTCGGCCTCGCGCCGGCCCTGGTTCTCCCAGTGCTTCAGCACCATGGAGGCGAGGTAGAGGTTGGAGAGTATGTCGCCGAGACGGGCGGACAGCATTTCCTTCTTCTTCAGGGCGCCGCCCAGCGTCAGCATGGCGGTGTCGGAGACCAGCGCGAAGGCAGCGCTGAAGCGGCCGATGTGCTGGTAGTAGCGCCGCGTCGGGCCGCGCGTCGGGCTCTCGGCGCCGCGCGCGCCGGTGAGGCCGAGCACGAAGGCGCGGGCGGCGTTGGAGAAGGCGTAGCCGATATGGCCGAACAGGGCGCGGTCGAAGGCCTCGAGCCCGGCTTCCTGGTCCGGGTCCTGGGCCGCATGCAGCTCCTTCAGCACGAAGGGATGGCAGCGGATGGCGCCCTGGCCGAAGATCATCAGGCTGCGCGTGAGGATGTTCGCGCCTTCCACGGTGATCATCACCGGCACCGAGTTGTAGCCGGTGCCGAGGTAGTTCTTCGGCCCCATGCAGATCGCCTTGCCGCCGTGGATGTCCATGGCGTCGTCGGTGACGTCACGGCCGAGCTCGGTGCAGTGGTACTTGAGGATGGCGGCCGGCACGGCGGGCTTCTCGCCCGCGTCCACCGCGGCGATGGTGACGCTGCGCGCGGCGTCGATGATGTAGGCGAAGCCGGCCATGCGCGCGAGGGCTTCCTGCACGCCCTCGAAGCGGCCGATGGACATGCCGAACTGCTTGCGGATGCGGCTGTAGGCGCCGGTGGCGAACACCGCCGCCTTGGCGCCGCCGTTGGCGTTGGACGGCAGCGAGATGCACCGGCCGACGGACAGGCACTCCATGAGCATGCGCCAGCCCTGGCCGGCCATCTTCGGCCCGCCGATGATGGCGTCCAGCGGCACGAACACGTCCTTGCCCTCGATGGGGCCGTTCATGAACGGCACCGACAGCGGCAGGTGGCGGCGGCCGATCTCCATGCCGGGCGTGCCCGCAGGGACCAGCGCCAGGGTGATGCCGAGGTCTTTTTCCTCGCCCAGCAGGCCGTCGGGATCGAACAGGCGGAAAGCCACGCCCACCACGGTGGCGACGGGCGCCAGGGTGATGTAGCGCTTGGAGAAATTCATGCGGATGCCCACGACTTCCTCGCCGTCGACTTCCTGCTTGCACACCACCCCGGTGTCGGGGATGGAGGCGGCGTCGGAGCCGGCGCGCGGGCTGGTCAGGCCGAAGCAGGGAATCTCGCTGCCGTCGGCGAGGCCCGGCAACCAGCGGTTCTTCTGTTCCTCGGTGCCGTACTTGTGCAGCAGCTCGGCGGGGCCGAGGGAGTTCGGCACGGCGACCGTCGAGGCGAGGGTGGCGCTGCGGCTGGCGACCTTGGTCAGCACCTGGCTGTGCGCGTAGGCCGAGAACTCGAGCCCGCCGTAGTGCTTCGGGATGATCATGGCGAAGAAGCCGTTCTCGCGCAGGAACTTCCAGGTCTCGGGCGCGAGGTCCTGCAGCGAGTGGGTGACCTGCCACTCGTCGTTCATGCGGCACAACTCTTCGCACGGCCCGTCGAGGAAAGCCTGCTCTTCTTCGGAGAGCTGCGGGGCGGGCGCGCCGAGCAGCTTGTTCCAGCGCGGCACGCCGGCGAACAGCTCGCCTTCCCACCACACCGTGCCGGCTTCCAGCGCCTCGCGCTCCGTGCGCGACATGGAGGGCAGCATCTTGCGGTACATCTTCAGCATCGGGCGGGTCAGCCGCTCGCGGCGGAAGTCCTCGACATTCAGCGCCACCAGCCCGGCGAACACCACCCACAGCACGAGGTTCCACAGGAACCCGCCGCTGCCGAACAGGGTGTAGGCCACCAGCGCGGCGCCGGCGGACGCAGTGAACACGCCCAGGCTGACGCGACGGTAGGCCAGCGCGATCGCGCCGCCGAAGAAAACGAGGAACCAGAACAGAGTCGCCACGATGAACCCCCTCGAGCTTGCGGGCCGACGGCTTCAAGGGAATGAAGCCATACAAGCGTTTGAATATAACCCCCGCAAAGGGGGTGCCGCAAAGATTTCGCAGGGGGGCCGGGGCTGGTTGCGCCGGCTGGGATGGCGGCGCGGAACAGGAGGCGCCGCCGTCGGGCGGCGCCTCCGCAGGGCTTTACAGCAGGTCCTTGACCCCGTCGCGCTCTTCGAGCAGTTCGGCCTCGGTGGCCTGCATGCGTTCCCGGCTGAACTCGCTGATCTCCAGCCCCTGCACGATCTCCCAACGGCCGTCCTTGCAGCGCACCGGGAAGGAATACACGATCCCCTCGGCCACGCCGTAGCTGCCGTCCGAGGGCACGGCCATGCTGACCCAGTCGTCGCCGGGTGAGCCGAGGGCCCAGTCACGGATGTGGTCGATGGCCGAGGAGGCGGCGGAGGCGGCGGAGGACAGGCCGCGGGCCTTGATGATGGCTGCGCCGCGCTGCTGCACGGTGGGAATGAAGTCGTCCTTCACCCAGGCCTCGTCCACCAGCTTCGGGGCCGCCTTGCCGGCCACCGTGCAGTGGCTGATGTCCGGGTACTGGGTGGCGGAGTGGTTACCCCAGATGGTCATCTGGCGGATGTCCTTCACCGGTGTGCCGGTCTTGATCGAGAGCTGCGCCAGGGCGCGGTTGTGGTCCAGCCGCGTCATGGCGGTGAAGCGCGCATGGTCGAGATCGGGTGCATTGGAGTAGGTGATCAGCGCATTGGTATTCGCCGGGTTGCCGACCACCAGCACCTTCACCTTGCGGTGCGCGTTGTCGTTCAGCGCCTTGCCCTGGGCGGAGAAGATCTTGGCGTTCTCCAGCAGCAGGTCCTTGCGCTCCATGCCGGGGCCGCGCGGCCTGGCGCCGACCAGCAGGGCGTAGTCGGCGTCGGCGAAAGCCTCTTCCGGCTTGTCGGTGGCGACCACGCCGGCCAGCGTCGGGAGGGCACAGTCCAGCAGCTCCATTTCCACGCCCTTGAGCGCGCCCAGCGCCGGAGGGATTTCCAGCAGCTGCAGGATGACCGGCGTGTCGGGGCCGAGCATCTGGCCGGAGGCGATGCGGAAGGCGAGCTGGTAGCCGATCTGGCCGGCGGCGCCGGTGATGGCGACTCTGGCGGGCTGGGTCATGGGGGACTCCCTGTGCTGGATGCTTGCTGGATAGGGCGCCGGACCCCAAGCCTGGGACCCCGCGCAGGATGCCGGCATTTTAGCAGCGGCGGGCCGGTCGGGCGCGTGCATGCAGGTGGGGGTTGCATTTATTCGAATCGGTGTTATAGTCAACTACAACACCGGCTCAGCCAAGGGCGGATTACCGCCAGCGAGGACCGCCATGAAGACGCAAATGACCCGCGAACAGACCATGCGCATGTTGACGATATTCGCCATCGCGTGCCTCACGCTCGCATCCATCGCTGCCTGAAAAGACCGGGAGGCAACCCATGGAAGGCGAGTGGAACGACAGCCAGCCCATTTACCGCCAGCTGCGCGACCGGGTGGTGAACATGATCCTCGAGGGCGTGCTCACAGACGGTGACGCACTGCCCTCGGTGCGCACCGTCGCCGCCGAGTACCGCCTCAATCCGCTCACCGTGCTGAAGGGGTACCAGGAACTGGTGGACGAGGGCCTGGTCGAGAAGCGTCGCGGGCGCGGCATGTTCGTGCGCGAGGGCGCGCGCAAGGCGCTGGTGAAAGACGAACGCCAGGCCTTTCTCGACGAGCAGTGGCCGGAGGTGGTGAGCACCATTCGTCGGCTCAAGCTGGATTTGGAAGAACTGCTGGCGCAGGCGCGCCGGCAGCTGGATGACGAGGAGAAGTCGCAGTGAGCACCGTGATTCGTGCACAAGGACTGTCGCGCCGCTACGGCAGCACCGTGGCACTCGATAACGTCGACTTCGAGATCGAAAGCGGGCGCATCGTCGGCATGATCGGCCCGAACGGCGCCGGCAAGACCACCGCGCTCAAGGCCATCCTCGGCCTCGGGCACTTCGACGGCCAACTGGAAGTGCTGGGCATGGACCCGCGCCGGCAGCGCGCCGAGCTCATGCAGCAGGTGTGCTTCATCGCCGACGTCGCGGTGCTGCCGCGCTGGCTGAAGGTGCGCCAGGCGCTGGAGTTCGTGCAGGGCCTGCACCCGCGCTTCGACCGCGCCAAGGCCGAGGCCTTCCTCGACCGCACCGAAATCAAGCGCAACAGCAAGATCAGCGCGCTGTCCAAGGGCATGATCGCCCAGCTGCACCTGGCGCTGGTGATGGCCATCGACGCCCGGCTGCTGGTGCTGGACGAGCCGACCCTCGGCCTCGACATCATCTACCGCAAGGACTTCTACCGCGCGCTGCTGAACGACTATTTCGACGGTGAGCGCACCATCCTGCTCACCACCCACCAGGTGGAGGAGATCGAGCACATTCTCACCGACCTGATGTTCATCAGCCACGGCCGGCTGGTGCTGGACGAGCC
This window of the Thioalkalivibrio sp. XN279 genome carries:
- a CDS encoding ABC transporter permease — translated: MELRAQWNAFSTLVIKEYNRIVRIWIQTIVPPAITMTLYFIIFGSLIGKRIGQMDGFDYMQFMAPGLIMLSVITNSYGNVVSSFFGAKFGRHIEEMLVSPMPNYLILWGHVAGGVIRGLFVGGVVTVVALFFTKLEMQHPWIVLTTVVLTAIVFSLGGFINAVFAKKFDDISIVPTFILTPLTYLGGVFYSISLLPPFWQHVSQANPILYMVNAFRYGVLGSSDIPIGTAYAIIGVAIALLYGVSMYLLNRGIGIRE
- a CDS encoding SOS response-associated peptidase; the protein is MCGRYALYTPIEAVARLFRVAEVHAHDIAPRYNIAPTQEVPIVRRSPFPAADAAQARAAPPVELALARWGLVPFWAKDPAIGNRMINARGETVAAKPAFRAAFRKRRCLVPADGFFEWQKTGDGKQPWYIRDAGGEPMALAGLWELWDPPDGGEPLASCAIITTGANALMRPLHERMPVVLDEAGRAAWLDPEADSGTLEALLAPAPDGILEAWPVSRRVNSPFNEDPSLVQPA
- a CDS encoding DegV family protein codes for the protein MATAGIAYLDGQRLARGLLAGIARVAADAEHLNRINVFPVPDGDTGTNLAVMLGSVRAALLRHQERHAGKLLEIVADAALDGARGNSGAILAQFFHGVCDASQDQRLLTTRHFAAAVELGASYAQDALSEPREGTILTVVRDFAAELGQQIAAGGQDFAALLDAGLARAQRSLAATTQQLEALRKAGVVDAGAQGFVDLLQGITDFVRHGSLRTDSENAAPAQGQAHQAQEASFFDAGDNSGHRWCTECLVTGDLDRRRLRGALAGLGSSLVIAGGTRRARIHIHADDPEEVFRAAARFGAVSAKKADDMQAQQVAARSGAGIVAVVTDSAADLPEELLTSMDIHTVPVRIHFGAQSYLDKVSLDTSEFYRLMAESDAHPTTSQPPPGDFRRLYQILASHHAGIVSIHVTGWGSGTFQAAQSAAARAATRTPVLAVDSRNASIGQGLVALRAAELAAAGHSVEEITLALEGIVANTRTWALLGSLEHAVRGGRVPPSKRVIARLLRLEPILATFPDGRIGTAGALLGHRRRIARFARWIAKHAGPPVGQRLAVGHANAPEAAAELLAELQARLPGLEQAFVTEIGTALGVHGGPGTLVVALQRLDT
- a CDS encoding general secretion pathway protein GspB, which translates into the protein MSLILEALRKSEHERQREAGPALAMVPESRPDRRSPKWLPVLVVLLALNIVVLAAVLLRNSSPEPAAVTTTAPPAAAPAQPARATTAGQARETTVATPLPLPDKPTRHEVRSLTTELPPGSSSTSSRASAAPATAASSPAARTTSAAPADSTATATEDARLPRFADLVVRGELNVPHMHLDIHVYSGDPAERFVFINMRRYNEGNATQEGPKVERITRTGVVMNYQGQQFLLTRD
- a CDS encoding ExeA family protein; protein product: MYASFFGLNEKPFAITPDPRYLYLGPRHAEALAHLLYGITESGGFIQLTGEVGTGKTTVVRSLLEQLPDNTEVALVLNPRLSSTEFLLAICDELQVEVEERASPKAIIDALNLRLLKAHAAGRRVVLIVDEAQNLSTEVLEQIRLLTNLETAKQKLLQIILVGQPELRDLLARSDLRQLAQRITGRYHLEPLEADELHAYVRHRLDVAGGRGQIFTTAALRELHRSSDGIPRLVNVIADRALLGAWSREASTVDAKMTRQAASEVFGDRIKRQVRRSPGATAMLLGAAGVVIVAMAAVILFLLQREPAATFQPGSSPATENARLPAATPVQRPQQEVAEPAVVPVRAEPAATTAPETATLESGPDPEPLERRLAAGMLASGTDTAIQSLFGYWNINYSPDAGPACEQAASQGMRCLLQRGTWGELAVLDRPVIMVLSDAEGREHQLVLRRILDGRAELQAGAERVQVPLGELLTLWYGEYLLLWRPEAGDGRPLSRDATGTDVVWLRRALGELRGAPLLPTDSNRYDPALEAAVRDFQREQRLAVDGIAGAMTLIAVNNALGLQRPRLHGTE
- a CDS encoding DUF4286 family protein yields the protein MSGERITYEVTLEPDPAILRDFEAWLEYHADEMIALPGFTGATIHKGEDPETGAALRIVRYELEDRAALQRYLEEFAPRMRAEGIARFGDRFRATRRIVEEGRDAALTDARPCPNCDQLLWGQYCANCGQRARTRMITLWELLQDAGDLIASLDSRLWRTLALLLFRPGRLTLDYLEGKRARYVPPFRLFISASIVFFFVASLLTDFNIGDDVVFDEGTPQQEAPPPETAAEEQPLDFNVTVGGAKFDELCNVDYQGVPDWFAEWIPPERAREICERITLDRGRSFLRAVLSNIPAMMFLFLPVMALVMKLSYPLSGRYYAEHLLFLVHYHSFFYIFSLLLILLEQGGAWLAPGMLPTGLINGAAFIYVMVYLFRALRRVYSQGFWLTLFKYVLMGLSYLFALVTTFVGLLLYTAITL
- a CDS encoding acyl-CoA dehydrogenase, translated to MATLFWFLVFFGGAIALAYRRVSLGVFTASAGAALVAYTLFGSGGFLWNLVLWVVFAGLVALNVEDFRRERLTRPMLKMYRKMLPSMSRTEREALEAGTVWWEGELFAGVPRWNKLLGAPAPQLSEEEQAFLDGPCEELCRMNDEWQVTHSLQDLAPETWKFLRENGFFAMIIPKHYGGLEFSAYAHSQVLTKVASRSATLASTVAVPNSLGPAELLHKYGTEEQKNRWLPGLADGSEIPCFGLTSPRAGSDAASIPDTGVVCKQEVDGEEVVGIRMNFSKRYITLAPVATVVGVAFRLFDPDGLLGEEKDLGITLALVPAGTPGMEIGRRHLPLSVPFMNGPIEGKDVFVPLDAIIGGPKMAGQGWRMLMECLSVGRCISLPSNANGGAKAAVFATGAYSRIRKQFGMSIGRFEGVQEALARMAGFAYIIDAARSVTIAAVDAGEKPAVPAAILKYHCTELGRDVTDDAMDIHGGKAICMGPKNYLGTGYNSVPVMITVEGANILTRSLMIFGQGAIRCHPFVLKELHAAQDPDQEAGLEAFDRALFGHIGYAFSNAARAFVLGLTGARGAESPTRGPTRRYYQHIGRFSAAFALVSDTAMLTLGGALKKKEMLSARLGDILSNLYLASMVLKHWENQGRREADLPLVEWSCRFLLYRAQEQLHGFLRNFPVRWVARMLRLVVFPRGRSFSSPRDSLSRRIVEGVISPGEMRDGLCEGVYRTVEPGSHLGLLQEAMELSIEASPLEKKLRKGAKEGKIQALGLAGQLEEAVAAGILSAAEAEKLRQADEKIMAIIHVDDFAPEDLSPFVRPSAEDTADKPARKPRARKSAQEAAETTEA